The proteins below are encoded in one region of Chrysemys picta bellii isolate R12L10 chromosome 4, ASM1138683v2, whole genome shotgun sequence:
- the LOC101941743 gene encoding tubulin alpha-8 chain isoform X3 produces MSPGYVAAVFAVLFRPVARLLLPEALPVSWRHDEVRNGTYKQLFHPEQLISGKEDAANNYARGHYTVGKEIIDLVLERIRKLADQCTGLQGFLIFHSFGGGTGSGFTSLLMERLSVDYGKKSKLEFAIYPAPQVSTAVVEPYNSILTTHTTLEHSDCAFMVDNEAIYDICRRNLDIERPTYTNLNRLIGQIVSSITASLRFDGALNVDLTEFQTNLVPYPRIHFPLVTYSPIISAERAYHEQLSVSEITNACFEPSNQMVKCDPRHGKYMACCMLYRGDVVPKDVNAAIAAIKTKRTIQFVDWCPTGFKVGINYQPPTVVPGGDLAKVQRAVCMLSNTTAIAEAWARLDHKFDLMYAKRAFVHWYVGEGMEEGEFSEAREDLAALEKDYEEVGTDSIDGEDEGEEY; encoded by the exons ATGAGTCCCGGATACGTTGCGGCTGTTTTTGCGGTGCTGTTCAGACCCGTCGCGCGTCTGCTGCTACCGGAGGCTCTGCCCGTCAGCTGGAGACATG ACGAAGTACGAAATGGGACATACAAGCAGCTTTTCCACCCTGAACAACTGATCTCTGGCAAGGAGGATGCTGCTAATAATTATGCTCGAGGCCATTACACTGTTGGGAAAGAGATAATTGACCTTGTTCTGGAGCGTATCAGGAAGCTG gcTGACCAGTGCACTGGTTTGCAGGGCTTCCTGATTTTCCACAGTTTTGGGGGAGGCACTGGCTCAGGCTTTACTTCACTACTGATGGAGCGCCTCTCAGTCGACTATGGGAAAAAATCCAAGTTAGAATTTGCAATCTATCCTGCACCCCAGGTCTCCACAGCAGTCGTTGAGCCGTACAACTCCATTTTGACTACCCACACCACTCTGGAGCATTCCGACTGTGCCTTTATGGTTGACAATGAGGCCATCTACGACATTTGCCGTAGGAACCTGGACATTGAACGCCCTACCTACACCAACCTCAATCGCCTCATTGGTCAGATAGTGTCTTCCATTACTGCCTCCCTCCGATTTGATGGTGCCTTAAATGTGGATCTGACCGAATTTCAGACTAATCTGGTGCCTTACCCCCGTATTCACTTCCCATTGGTAACCTACTCCCCAATTATTTCAGCAGAGAGAGCCTACCATGAGCAGCTCTCTGTGTCTGAGATCACCAATGCTTGCTTTGAGCCATCCAATCAGATGGTGAAGTGTGATCCTCGCCATGGCAAGTATATGGCCTGTTGTATGTTGTACCGTGGTGATGTTGTCCCCAAGGATGTCAATGCTGCTATTGCTGCTATCAAAACCAAGCGCACAATCCAATTTGTTGACTGGTGTCCTACTGGTTTTAAG GTTGGTATAAATTATCAGCCCCCAACCGTTGTTCCTGGCGGTGATCTAGCCAAAGTTCAGCGTGCAGTCTGCATGCTCAGCAACACCACAGCCATTGCTGAAGCATGGGCCCGTCTGGACCACAAGTTTGACTTGATGTACGCCAAACGTGCCTTTGTTCACTGGTatgtgggagaagggatggaggaaggagAATTCTCAGAGGCTCGGGAAGACTTGGCTGCACTTGAGAAGGATTATGAAGAAGTGGGCACAGACTCAATTGATGGAGAGGATGAAGGCGAGGAATATTAA
- the LOC101941743 gene encoding tubulin alpha-8 chain isoform X2 — MRECISVHVGQAGVQIGNACWELYCLEHGIQPNGTMPSDKTIGGGDDSFNTFFSETGAGKHVPRAVFVDLEPAVIDEVRNGTYKQLFHPEQLISGKEDAANNYARGHYTVGKEIIDLVLERIRKLADQCTGLQGFLIFHSFGGGTGSGFTSLLMERLSVDYGKKSKLEFAIYPAPQVSTAVVEPYNSILTTHTTLEHSDCAFMVDNEAIYDICRRNLDIERPTYTNLNRLIGQIVSSITASLRFDGALNVDLTEFQTNLVPYPRIHFPLVTYSPIISAERAYHEQLSVSEITNACFEPSNQMVKCDPRHGKYMACCMLYRGDVVPKDVNAAIAAIKTKRTIQFVDWCPTGFKVGINYQPPTVVPGGDLAKVQRAVCMLSNTTAIAEAWARLDHKFDLMYAKRAFVHWYVGEGMEEGEFSEAREDLAALEKDYEEVGTDSIDGEDEGEEY, encoded by the exons ATG CGTGAGTGCATCTCAGTCCACGTTGGCCAAGCTGGTGTGCAGATtggcaatgcatgctgggagctcTACTGCCTGGAGCATGGCATTCAGCCCAATGGCACCATGCCAAGTGACAAAACaattggtggtggtgatgattcaTTTAATACCTTCTTCAGTGAGACTGGTGCAGGAAAGCATGTCCCCCGTGCTGTGTTTGTGGATCTGGAACCTGCAGTGATAG ACGAAGTACGAAATGGGACATACAAGCAGCTTTTCCACCCTGAACAACTGATCTCTGGCAAGGAGGATGCTGCTAATAATTATGCTCGAGGCCATTACACTGTTGGGAAAGAGATAATTGACCTTGTTCTGGAGCGTATCAGGAAGCTG gcTGACCAGTGCACTGGTTTGCAGGGCTTCCTGATTTTCCACAGTTTTGGGGGAGGCACTGGCTCAGGCTTTACTTCACTACTGATGGAGCGCCTCTCAGTCGACTATGGGAAAAAATCCAAGTTAGAATTTGCAATCTATCCTGCACCCCAGGTCTCCACAGCAGTCGTTGAGCCGTACAACTCCATTTTGACTACCCACACCACTCTGGAGCATTCCGACTGTGCCTTTATGGTTGACAATGAGGCCATCTACGACATTTGCCGTAGGAACCTGGACATTGAACGCCCTACCTACACCAACCTCAATCGCCTCATTGGTCAGATAGTGTCTTCCATTACTGCCTCCCTCCGATTTGATGGTGCCTTAAATGTGGATCTGACCGAATTTCAGACTAATCTGGTGCCTTACCCCCGTATTCACTTCCCATTGGTAACCTACTCCCCAATTATTTCAGCAGAGAGAGCCTACCATGAGCAGCTCTCTGTGTCTGAGATCACCAATGCTTGCTTTGAGCCATCCAATCAGATGGTGAAGTGTGATCCTCGCCATGGCAAGTATATGGCCTGTTGTATGTTGTACCGTGGTGATGTTGTCCCCAAGGATGTCAATGCTGCTATTGCTGCTATCAAAACCAAGCGCACAATCCAATTTGTTGACTGGTGTCCTACTGGTTTTAAG GTTGGTATAAATTATCAGCCCCCAACCGTTGTTCCTGGCGGTGATCTAGCCAAAGTTCAGCGTGCAGTCTGCATGCTCAGCAACACCACAGCCATTGCTGAAGCATGGGCCCGTCTGGACCACAAGTTTGACTTGATGTACGCCAAACGTGCCTTTGTTCACTGGTatgtgggagaagggatggaggaaggagAATTCTCAGAGGCTCGGGAAGACTTGGCTGCACTTGAGAAGGATTATGAAGAAGTGGGCACAGACTCAATTGATGGAGAGGATGAAGGCGAGGAATATTAA
- the LOC101941743 gene encoding tubulin alpha-8 chain isoform X1 codes for MAASHPPLPDPHWHLTTDKMRECISVHVGQAGVQIGNACWELYCLEHGIQPNGTMPSDKTIGGGDDSFNTFFSETGAGKHVPRAVFVDLEPAVIDEVRNGTYKQLFHPEQLISGKEDAANNYARGHYTVGKEIIDLVLERIRKLADQCTGLQGFLIFHSFGGGTGSGFTSLLMERLSVDYGKKSKLEFAIYPAPQVSTAVVEPYNSILTTHTTLEHSDCAFMVDNEAIYDICRRNLDIERPTYTNLNRLIGQIVSSITASLRFDGALNVDLTEFQTNLVPYPRIHFPLVTYSPIISAERAYHEQLSVSEITNACFEPSNQMVKCDPRHGKYMACCMLYRGDVVPKDVNAAIAAIKTKRTIQFVDWCPTGFKVGINYQPPTVVPGGDLAKVQRAVCMLSNTTAIAEAWARLDHKFDLMYAKRAFVHWYVGEGMEEGEFSEAREDLAALEKDYEEVGTDSIDGEDEGEEY; via the exons ATGGCTGCCTCTCATCCACCCCTTCCCGATCCCCACTGGCATCTCACTACAGACAAGATG CGTGAGTGCATCTCAGTCCACGTTGGCCAAGCTGGTGTGCAGATtggcaatgcatgctgggagctcTACTGCCTGGAGCATGGCATTCAGCCCAATGGCACCATGCCAAGTGACAAAACaattggtggtggtgatgattcaTTTAATACCTTCTTCAGTGAGACTGGTGCAGGAAAGCATGTCCCCCGTGCTGTGTTTGTGGATCTGGAACCTGCAGTGATAG ACGAAGTACGAAATGGGACATACAAGCAGCTTTTCCACCCTGAACAACTGATCTCTGGCAAGGAGGATGCTGCTAATAATTATGCTCGAGGCCATTACACTGTTGGGAAAGAGATAATTGACCTTGTTCTGGAGCGTATCAGGAAGCTG gcTGACCAGTGCACTGGTTTGCAGGGCTTCCTGATTTTCCACAGTTTTGGGGGAGGCACTGGCTCAGGCTTTACTTCACTACTGATGGAGCGCCTCTCAGTCGACTATGGGAAAAAATCCAAGTTAGAATTTGCAATCTATCCTGCACCCCAGGTCTCCACAGCAGTCGTTGAGCCGTACAACTCCATTTTGACTACCCACACCACTCTGGAGCATTCCGACTGTGCCTTTATGGTTGACAATGAGGCCATCTACGACATTTGCCGTAGGAACCTGGACATTGAACGCCCTACCTACACCAACCTCAATCGCCTCATTGGTCAGATAGTGTCTTCCATTACTGCCTCCCTCCGATTTGATGGTGCCTTAAATGTGGATCTGACCGAATTTCAGACTAATCTGGTGCCTTACCCCCGTATTCACTTCCCATTGGTAACCTACTCCCCAATTATTTCAGCAGAGAGAGCCTACCATGAGCAGCTCTCTGTGTCTGAGATCACCAATGCTTGCTTTGAGCCATCCAATCAGATGGTGAAGTGTGATCCTCGCCATGGCAAGTATATGGCCTGTTGTATGTTGTACCGTGGTGATGTTGTCCCCAAGGATGTCAATGCTGCTATTGCTGCTATCAAAACCAAGCGCACAATCCAATTTGTTGACTGGTGTCCTACTGGTTTTAAG GTTGGTATAAATTATCAGCCCCCAACCGTTGTTCCTGGCGGTGATCTAGCCAAAGTTCAGCGTGCAGTCTGCATGCTCAGCAACACCACAGCCATTGCTGAAGCATGGGCCCGTCTGGACCACAAGTTTGACTTGATGTACGCCAAACGTGCCTTTGTTCACTGGTatgtgggagaagggatggaggaaggagAATTCTCAGAGGCTCGGGAAGACTTGGCTGCACTTGAGAAGGATTATGAAGAAGTGGGCACAGACTCAATTGATGGAGAGGATGAAGGCGAGGAATATTAA